In one Halichondria panicea chromosome 4, odHalPani1.1, whole genome shotgun sequence genomic region, the following are encoded:
- the LOC135334839 gene encoding uncharacterized protein LOC135334839, which translates to MTSTATLNFDTLYLSDAGQYSCQVILTSSQLEGEHTVAAHYTIEFMSLHIQLGLEGITNCRVYTELDADMKTDDITNSLTQGIESQCACGFNSSLILNSFMVCFDDSPSHVTYRAVLTGTESVSTIQLARLMEQWVENDPIVVVQRAGLSVTNSCPIVIANLNNPECPEDITNRTQVATPTSSIAITSESPTESVVVNVGAVAGGVVAGVLAIAVLVLIILLVLVMLRQRRSGSKDMSDERTGSQPTQLPPVVMSHLPSHDYEELSKLQKEAAYEVVDQPRPPPPADYQLSACAAYASTDCNTENK; encoded by the exons ATGACCAGCACAGCAACCCTCAACTTTGACACTCTCTACTTGTCAGACGCTGGTCAGTACAGCTGTCAGGTCATCCTCACCTCCAGTCAGCTTGAGGGGGAACACACTGTAGCTGCTCACTACACCATTGAGTTCATGA GCCTGCACATTCAACTTGGTCTGGAGGGAATAACAAACTGCAGAGTGTACACTGAACTAGACGCTGATATGAAAACAGATGACATCACCAATAGTCTGACACAAGGCATTGAAAGCCAGTGTGCCTGTGGATTTAACTCCTCCCTCATTTTGAATTCATTCATGGTTTGTTTTGACGACTCCcctagtcatgtgacctaccGAGCTGTGCTCACTGGAACAGAGAGTGTATCCACCATACAACTGGCTAGGCTAATGGAACAGTGGGTTGAGAATGATCCAATCGTTGTGGTGCAGAGAGCAGGCCTCAGTGTAACTAACAGTTGTCCGATTGTCATTGCTAACCTCAATAATCCAGAGTGCCCTGAGGACATCACTAATCGGACGCAGGTGGCTACTCCAACATCTTCTATAGCTATTACCTCAGAGTCACCCACAGAGAGTGTAGTGGTCAATGTTGGTGCAGTGGCTGGTGGGGTGGTTGCTGGAGTCTTGGCCATTGCTGTGCTAGTACTGATCATATTGCTTGTGCTGGTTATGTTGAGGCAACGGAGGTCTGGATCCAAGGACATGAGTGATGAGAGGACAGGCAGCCAACCAACACA ACTACCCCCAGTGGTGATGAGTCATCTCCCCTCCCATGATTACGAGGAGTTGAGCAAACTACAAAAGGAGGCTGCCTATGAGGTGGTggaccagccacgcccccctcctcctgcaGACTACCAGCTCTCAGCCTGTGCAGCTTATGCATCCACTGACTGCAACACAGAGAACAAGTAG